The Pseudomonadota bacterium genome includes the window ATGTTGGAGCCGCCGAAGAAACTGGCGATAGCCAGCGTCAATACCGCGATCAAAGCACAGCCGATAAACAGGGCCGGTAATTTTTGCGCCAGGCGCACATTTGCAAACGAAATCATTGTCAGAATTTCCCTCGATGTCGATTCAGCGATTATTGGATGTAAACATGCGTACTTCCACCGAACGGGAATTTGGCTGAAATTAGTAAATAATAACTAAATTTTTCCGGCAAATTATTCGCAAGGATTAAATTTTTCCGGCGAATTATTCGCATGGAATGCGCCCGGCGTTTTCTAGGCGGGCAACATATTGTCAGGCCTAAATTCTGTCAGGCGGTATCAAAATCAAGCCGCCCTTTGCCGCGCCAGTGCCGGCGCAGGCCGGCCAGCGCCAATGCCGGCGCAGGCCGGCCAGCGCCAATGCTGACGCAGGCATGCCGGTGCCATCCGGGCCGAAGGATCAGAAGATTTCTGGTTCGCTGACGGGGGCGCCGAAGCCGGTTTCGAGGAAGTCGAAATCGCAGCCTTCATTCGCCTGTTTGATATGCTGGGAAAACATCCAGCCATAGCCGCGCTCGTATTTGCGTTGCGGTTTTTTCCAGGCGGCTTTTCGGCTGGCCAGGTCGGCGTCGCTGACCACCATGTCGATGGTTCGGTTCGGTACATCGAGGCGGATGATGTCGCCGGTCTTGACCAGCGCCAGCGGGCCGCCGATGAAGGATTCCGGCGCGCAATGCAGAATACAAGCGCCGTAGCTGGTGCCGCTCATGCGCGCGTCCGAGAGGCGCACCATATCGCGGACACCCTGTTTCAGCAGCTTCTTCGGGATCGGCAACATGCCCCATTCCGGCATCCCCGGTCCGCCCTCAGGCCCGGCATTGCGCAGGATCAGGATGCTATCCGCCGTGACATCGAGATCGTCGTCATCGATGCGTGATTTGAGATCGGAATAGCTGTCGAACACCAGGGCCGGGCCTTCATGGTTGAGCAAGCGCGGGTCGCAGGCCGCCGGCTTGATCACCGCGCCATCGGGCGCCAGATTGCCGCGCAGCACGGCGAGCGATCCCTCGTGATAGATCGGATCGTCGATCGTCTTGATGACGTCGTCGTTATGGACGCTTGCGCCTTCCAGCGTTTCGCCCAGCGTCTTTCCCGAGACGGTCATGGCATGGAGGTTCAGCTTGTCCTTTAGGCGGCTCATCATGCCGCGCAACCCGCCGGCATAATAGAAATCCTCCATCAAATAGGTCGTGCCGCTGGGGCGGATATTGGCGATGACCGGCACATGGCGTCCGGCTGCATCGAGATCATCGAGCGTCAGATCGACCCCGGCGCGGCGTGCCATCGCCAGCAGATGAATGATCGCGTTGGTCGAACAGCCCATGGCCATCGCCACGGTCACCGCGTTGTCCACCGAGCGACGATTGATGATTTTGGCCGGTGTCAAATCTTCCCAGACCATGTCGACGATGCGCCGCCCGCACCCGGCGGACATGCGGATATGGTTGGCGTCGGCTGCGGGGATGGAACTTGCGCCCGGCAGGGTCAGGCCGAGGGCTTCGGCGATGCCGGTCATGGTGCTGGCGGTGCCCATGGTCATGCAATGGCCATAGGAGCGGGCGATGCCGGCCTCGACCGCTTGCCATTCCTCGCCATCGATGGTGCCGGCGCGGCGTTCATCCCAGAATTTCCATGAATCGGAGCCGCTGCCGAGGGTCTCACCGCGGTAATTTCCGCGCAGCATCGGGCCGGCCGGCAAATAGATCAGCGGCATGCCGGCGCTGACGGCGCCCATGATGAGGCCGGGCGTGGTTTTATCGCAGCCGCCCATCAGCACGGCGCCGTCGATCGGGTGACAGCGCAGCATTTCTTCCACATCCATCGCCAGCATATTGCGGTAGAGCATGCTGGTCGGCTTGACCAGGCTCTCCGACAGTGACAGCGCCGGCAATTCCATCGGGAACCCGCCGGCCTGCAGGACGCCGCGTTTGACGTCCTCGACGCGCTGCTTGAAATGGGCATGGCAGGGCTGTGCATCGGACCAGGTATTGACGATGGCGATGATGGGCTTGCCGTCCCAGTCTTGCTTGTCATAACCCATCTGCATTTGGCGCGAACGATGGCCAAAGGAACGCAAATCATCCGGCGCGAACCAGCGGGCGCTGCGCAGGGTTTCAGGGGTTTTTCGATGTTCGGTCATGATTCCACTTTCATGATTTCACTTTCGGCGAATGAGACGGCTCCTGGCAAGCCTTAGGCAATCGGACCCGGAGGAGCGAACAATTTCGGCTCGGATAATCCGGTGGGATAGGTTGCGATCAGGTGACTCGGACGATGACGTTGAAGGGCGCATCCGCATACGATGTGGTTATACCGCTGTTAGCCAGATTTTGATGAAATCCTGAGACTGAACTAGGTGGCACGGCTATTACCGGGCGTGGGAGCAGCGCCTGTCTGCCGGTGCCAGAGACTCTATCAGGAAGCGATACATAGAACGGGGGCTTTACAATATCCCCTTCCGGCAGGCTGCCAGACCGAGGCCACGGGCGATATGGGTCTTGCCGGTGCTGCTGTTGCTGAGCGCGATGACGTTCTCCTGGCGCTCGAAATATTCACATCGCGCCCGTTTCAGAACCAGCATCTTGTTGAGCGATGGTTTGACGGCAGCGAATTTGGCCTGCCTGATCCGCCGCTCGACCAACCGGCGTTTGCGGTCAATCAGCTCCAATTCGCTCGGGCGAACGAGATGGCGTACCTGGTCGGCGCGCGCCGCGCCGCGCTGGCGTGAGGATTACGCTTTGTCCGGTCAGCAGATCTTCCTTGGCCTTTAGAGCCTCTATGATGAAGCGCACGAAGACGCGCACCCGCTCCGTGGCGCGGAGGTCCGGGTGCGTTAACACCCAGCACGGCCACCTGGCATGGCTCCGCCCCGGCGGTATGCGCGCAAGTTCAGGGATGGGGTCGGCGAGGAAGCAGGGCAGATAGGCTATGCCGAGCGCCGCCTTGGCTGCCTCCACCTGAACCGCGACATCTGGAATGTGCCAGCGCGCGGAGATATTAGGATGATCACTCTGGCGCACCCATTTCGGATTTTCGCCGTCGTCATCCCAGCCGATCCAACTCGCCGTTGTGCTTTTGGACGTGACATCATGCGCCGCCAAATAATCATGTGTGGCGTAAGCGGCGTAATGAATCGCCGGCCCGCGCCGGCCGATCAGGTTTTCAGGCGGCTTGGTGGTCGACCGGATTGCCACATCGGCCTCGCGCCGGGCCAGGTCGAGGATGTCGTAGGTGATGGCCAGGCGTATTTCTATGTTCGGATAGAGCGCGGCAAAGCGGGCGAAATCCGACATCAGTAAATGCGAGGCCAGAGGTGCGGCAAGAGTGACAGTGATCGCGCCGGAGAGCTTGCCGTCGCGCCCGACGATATCGCGCTCCAAGCCGAAGGCCTCGCTCTCAATGGTTTCGGCGCGCGCGATAAATCGTTCGCCGATACCGGTCAGGGTGTAGCCCTCCGCCCGGCGGTCAAACAGGCAGACTTCGAGATCCGCTTCCAGCGCACCGATTCGCCGGGCTACCGTTGTGTGGCTGATGCCCAGACCCTTCGCCGCTGCGCGCACCGAGCCCGCGCGAGACAGGGCAAGAAAAACCTTAATATTGTCCCAATCCATAAAGATGGGCTTCCCGTCGCGCAGTCATGCGTCAATTTCACTGTAACGAATATGAACAAAATAAAATCATTAACTGCGCATTTCAATTCATTTTTACACCACCTATATTTAACCCCAGTCTGAAGCGGGGGACAGAATGACCGTCAAACAGGGCCAAAATCCTCAAACGAGCCACCTTCTGAGCGAATATTTGGAGGTGCGCCGCCACAGCCAAAGCCTCGTGGCCGGACTTTCCGACGCCGATGCAACGGTGCAATCCATGCCGGACGCCAGCCCGGCGAAATGGCATCTGGCGCATACAACGTGGTTTTTTGAGACGATGATTGTGTTGCCGGAAAACGGCGATGATCGTGCGTTCGACCCGGACTATGCGTTTCTCTTCAACTCCTATTACGAATCGCTTGGCGCGCGCCATCCGCGGCCAAACCGCGGCATGCTGACGCGCCCTTCTTTGGCCGAAGTCATAGCTTATCGCGACCATGTTGACGCGGGCATCGAGAAATTGCTGCGCGGCGGCGTTTCGCAGGCGGTTGAAGATTTGGTGACGCTGGGTATTCACCATGAGCAGCAGCATCAGGAGTTGCTGTTGACCGATATCTTGCATTTGTTCGCGCAAAACCCGATGCGCCCGGCCTACAAGGCGCCGCAGCCCCTCGCCTATGGTGCGCCGGATGCGCCGGAGGAAGATTGGTCCGCTTATGAGGGCGGGTTGATCGAAATCGGCGATGCCGGGAACGGGTTCGCTTTCGACAGTGAGGGGCCGCGCCATGAAATTCTTGTGCGCCCCTATCGCCTGGCGCCCCGCACCGTCACAAATGGCGAGTGGATCGCCTTCATGGAGGATGGCGGGTATGCCGATCCGTTGCTGTGGTTGTCGGATGGCTGGGCCTGGGTACAGGCGGAAGGCTGGCAGGCGCCCAACTATTGGTGCCGACAGGAGGGCGAATGGCACGCCATGACTTTGCGTGGCTTTCAACCCATCGACCCGCGGACGCCGGTCTGCCACATCAGCTATTTTGAAGCCGATGCCTATGCGCGCTGGGCCGGCAAGCGTTTGCCCGACGAAGCAGAGTGGGAGAATGCCGCCGCCACGCTCGCCCCGGAAGGAAATTTCGCGCCGTCGGGCCGTTTGCGCCCGGCCGTTGCGGCGGCGCAATCCACACAACTTAAGCAGATGTTTGGTGACGTTTGGGAATGGACGCGAAGCCCCTTCGTCGCCTATCCCGGGTTCAAGCCGGAGGCCGGCGCGGTGGGCGAATATAATGGCAAGTTCATGTCGGGCCAATATGTGTTGCGTGGCGGGTCCTGTGTGACCCCGGGCATGCATATCCGCGCCACGTATCGAAATTTCTTTCAACCCGAAAAGCGCTGGCAATTTTCCGGCCTGCGCCTGGCGGAGGATTGCTGATGGTTGAGGCGGCGGCGGCATTTTCGGCCCGTGAGATAACCGGGGCGGCGGATGAACAAGACGAATTCAGGAACGCCGTGACGCGCGGCCTATCGGCACCGGTAAAAACCCTTGAGTGCAAATATTTTTATGATGAGACGGGCTCGGCCTTGTTCGATCAGATTTGCCGCGCACCGGAATATTATCCCACCCGGACCGAGATCGAGATTCTCTCCGACTGCGCCGGCGAAATTGCCGAGGCGGTGGGGACCGGAGCGGAACTCATCGAACTCGGCAGCGGCGCCAGCATGAAAACGCGCATCCTGCTGCGCGCTCTTCAGGGCCCGCGCGCCTATGTGCCGGTGGATATTTCCGCCGATTATATGCGCCAGGCGGCGGAAGCGCTGCAACGGGATTTTCCGTTGTTGGCCATCGCGCCCGCCGTGGCGGATTTTAGCAGATCGTTCCAGCTCGCGCCGCGTGGCGGCAGCGGCGACAGATTGCTGTTTTTTCCAGGTTCGACGATTGGCAATTTTGATCCCACCGAGGCAACCAAGTTTCTCGCGCGCATGCGCCGCGATCTTGTGCCCGACATGTTCGTCATCGGCTTTGACCTGCGGAAAGACAGAGAAACCCTGGAAGCTGCCTATGACGATGCGGCGGGGGTCACGGCGGCGTTCAATTTGAACTTATTGAGCCGTATTAATCGTGAGCTCGGTGGCAATTTCGATCTTGCTAAATTTCGCCATGCCGCGCGTTTCAATGAAACCGAGAGCCGGGTGGAAATGCATATCGTCAGCCGGCAAGCGCAGACCGTCTACATTGATGCGCTGGAAGTGAATTTCGCTGCGGGTGAAAGCATTCACAGCGAGAATTCCTACAAATATTCCCGCGCCTCGTTCGAAACCCTGGCGGCAGCGGCAGGCTGGCGCATGGACCGCCTGTGGACGGACGAAAAGAAACTGTTTGCCGTCGCTTTGCTCGTGCCGGGCGGCTAACGCTATTTAATATTATCTTGTCTCCTTATAGCGGTGCCTCATCGAGATAGCTGTGCCTCATCATGGTCGTATATCGCGATTTACAAACCCGGCGGCCGTGGCCACACTGAAGCAGTTTGGTTGTGGTGATCTGGATAGCGTCGCGACGGCCCGAGTTCGAATTCTGACAATGACGATATTTTTTTACTGGCGGTAATCATGCGACGCCCTATCACCCTGCCTGCTATTTTGCGATCGCCCGACCGCCCGGGTGGGGCGCCGCTCTATCGCAATTTTACCTCGCAAGCCGAGATCGATGCGCAGTACGACGTTGAGAACAGCGTGCCTGACTTTGGTCAGTATGTTGATTTTTTCCTAGGAAATAGCACCCGAGTTCGCGAGAAGCTTTCTCCCACGCTCGATGTTTCGTTTGGTCCGACAGTGGCGGAGCATCTCGACATTTACCCGGCGGCAAATGCGGACGCCCCCCTCCACATGTTCATCCATGGCGGATATTGGCATTCGCTCAGCAGCAAGGAGTTTAGCTTTGTCGCGGAAGGCCTGGTCGACGCGGGCGTCACCATGGTCATCAACAATTACGCGCTTTGTCCCGATGTCACGATGACGGAAATCGTCCGGCAGAACCGCGCGGCAATTGCCTGGCTCTATCAAAATGCGGCGACGTTTGGCGCGGATCAAAACCGAATTTTTGTCTCAGGCCATTCGGCCGGGGGACATCTGACTGCGATGCTTCTGGCGACCGATTGGGCCGGTAGCTACGGATTGCCGAGCGATGTTGTGAAGGGCGGCACGTCGATCAGCGGGCTGTTTGATCTCGCGCCGTTTGTCCATTCCTGGTTACAACCGAAGCTGCAATTGACGGAACGGGAAATTGAGCAAAACAGCCCGATCCGGCATCTCCCTGCGCAGGCCTCACCGCTGATCGTGACGCTCGGCGGTGACGAGTCCGAAGAGTTTCACCGTCAGTCCGAGGCGTTCCTCGCGGCGTGGACGGAAAACGGGCTGACCGGCGAATCTTTAGACCTTCCCGGGCGCAACCAC containing:
- the araD gene encoding L-arabinonate dehydratase, encoding MTEHRKTPETLRSARWFAPDDLRSFGHRSRQMQMGYDKQDWDGKPIIAIVNTWSDAQPCHAHFKQRVEDVKRGVLQAGGFPMELPALSLSESLVKPTSMLYRNMLAMDVEEMLRCHPIDGAVLMGGCDKTTPGLIMGAVSAGMPLIYLPAGPMLRGNYRGETLGSGSDSWKFWDERRAGTIDGEEWQAVEAGIARSYGHCMTMGTASTMTGIAEALGLTLPGASSIPAADANHIRMSAGCGRRIVDMVWEDLTPAKIINRRSVDNAVTVAMAMGCSTNAIIHLLAMARRAGVDLTLDDLDAAGRHVPVIANIRPSGTTYLMEDFYYAGGLRGMMSRLKDKLNLHAMTVSGKTLGETLEGASVHNDDVIKTIDDPIYHEGSLAVLRGNLAPDGAVIKPAACDPRLLNHEGPALVFDSYSDLKSRIDDDDLDVTADSILILRNAGPEGGPGMPEWGMLPIPKKLLKQGVRDMVRLSDARMSGTSYGACILHCAPESFIGGPLALVKTGDIIRLDVPNRTIDMVVSDADLASRKAAWKKPQRKYERGYGWMFSQHIKQANEGCDFDFLETGFGAPVSEPEIF
- the egtB gene encoding ergothioneine biosynthesis protein EgtB; protein product: MTVKQGQNPQTSHLLSEYLEVRRHSQSLVAGLSDADATVQSMPDASPAKWHLAHTTWFFETMIVLPENGDDRAFDPDYAFLFNSYYESLGARHPRPNRGMLTRPSLAEVIAYRDHVDAGIEKLLRGGVSQAVEDLVTLGIHHEQQHQELLLTDILHLFAQNPMRPAYKAPQPLAYGAPDAPEEDWSAYEGGLIEIGDAGNGFAFDSEGPRHEILVRPYRLAPRTVTNGEWIAFMEDGGYADPLLWLSDGWAWVQAEGWQAPNYWCRQEGEWHAMTLRGFQPIDPRTPVCHISYFEADAYARWAGKRLPDEAEWENAAATLAPEGNFAPSGRLRPAVAAAQSTQLKQMFGDVWEWTRSPFVAYPGFKPEAGAVGEYNGKFMSGQYVLRGGSCVTPGMHIRATYRNFFQPEKRWQFSGLRLAEDC
- the egtD gene encoding L-histidine N(alpha)-methyltransferase, translating into MVEAAAAFSAREITGAADEQDEFRNAVTRGLSAPVKTLECKYFYDETGSALFDQICRAPEYYPTRTEIEILSDCAGEIAEAVGTGAELIELGSGASMKTRILLRALQGPRAYVPVDISADYMRQAAEALQRDFPLLAIAPAVADFSRSFQLAPRGGSGDRLLFFPGSTIGNFDPTEATKFLARMRRDLVPDMFVIGFDLRKDRETLEAAYDDAAGVTAAFNLNLLSRINRELGGNFDLAKFRHAARFNETESRVEMHIVSRQAQTVYIDALEVNFAAGESIHSENSYKYSRASFETLAAAAGWRMDRLWTDEKKLFAVALLVPGG
- a CDS encoding LysR family transcriptional regulator produces the protein MDWDNIKVFLALSRAGSVRAAAKGLGISHTTVARRIGALEADLEVCLFDRRAEGYTLTGIGERFIARAETIESEAFGLERDIVGRDGKLSGAITVTLAAPLASHLLMSDFARFAALYPNIEIRLAITYDILDLARREADVAIRSTTKPPENLIGRRGPAIHYAAYATHDYLAAHDVTSKSTTASWIGWDDDGENPKWVRQSDHPNISARWHIPDVAVQVEAAKAALGIAYLPCFLADPIPELARIPPGRSHARWPCWVLTHPDLRATERVRVFVRFIIEALKAKEDLLTGQSVILTPARRGARRPGTPSRSPERIGAD
- a CDS encoding alpha/beta hydrolase encodes the protein MRRPITLPAILRSPDRPGGAPLYRNFTSQAEIDAQYDVENSVPDFGQYVDFFLGNSTRVREKLSPTLDVSFGPTVAEHLDIYPAANADAPLHMFIHGGYWHSLSSKEFSFVAEGLVDAGVTMVINNYALCPDVTMTEIVRQNRAAIAWLYQNAATFGADQNRIFVSGHSAGGHLTAMLLATDWAGSYGLPSDVVKGGTSISGLFDLAPFVHSWLQPKLQLTEREIEQNSPIRHLPAQASPLIVTLGGDESEEFHRQSEAFLAAWTENGLTGESLDLPGRNHFTVLEDYLAASSPLCQAIRRQMQV